DNA from Rhipicephalus microplus isolate Deutch F79 chromosome 5, USDA_Rmic, whole genome shotgun sequence:
GGCGATGCGTAACCACACAACTGAGGGAGCATCGAAATACCCTGAATGACACAGGGCATTTCGATGCTTGCTCAGTCACTTAGCAGTGCACCGCCGAAATCATGTTTGCTCAATGCACTTAGCAGTGCACCGCCGAGATCGCGGGTGCACCGCGGAATTTTTTCTTTTGAACAAGGATTCTTTCTCGGCCGCATGAGACGGacccaaataaagttttttcatacGAACCTGACATCAGCCGACTCATGAAATCTTCGAGGCCCACAGAATAGAGAAGAAAGGGCGTAACTGTGTCAGTCAGCCTTCAATACCCGTCACGGATAACAAAAGTTTCTTTTGAGATTATTGTAATAGTTAGCAGTGTTAACGTAAGCTATCTTGTATCTAACCAGGAGTGTTGTAATGGGTTTACCTGTCTTGTAAAGAGCCCACGCAGTAAGCATATACGACGCCGGTTTTTAATAAACATTTTCGACTGAAAGCCGGCGCTCGTGTCATGTCCACCTTTTCTCAGTCCCTGTCTTTTCACGCTGTTTGGCCTCTACCAGCTATGTATGATTGATTACCTGTCATGCGGCTGGACAGTGTAGGCATGGACGGCCTAGCCGTTCGCTAACACTCGACACAAATATACTTGCTGTGTAGCCAAGGGTGCGCTTTCTTGGGAGCGAAACACAATCGTAAACGGGAGGTAAATATATAACTACACAATGCAACGAAGTAAAAAAACAGCGCGGAAATCTGGAACAACGTTTTATTATTAAGAAAATGTTTTCGATGAAAACTGCTCAGCCTCTCTTTCCATGTCGTTTTCGGCAATCGCCTAATGAGAATCAGCGTCGAAGCAAACCGGAGCCTGCGCCGTAAGCACCGTAACTTGAAAAGCTTGACGAATGCATGGCCGTGTGTAGAGGATGATGGGCTCCGAAAAGTCCTCCGGCGCCGTAAGCAAGACTGCCACCAGCGATCCCCATTCCGCTGTGGAGGCCGTAAGCTGAGTGCGAAAGACCTCCGTGCAGGCCTCCCATGCCATATCCGAGGCCACTGTGTAGTCCAACAGCTCCGTAGCCCATGCCACTGTGGAGTCCGTGGTAAAGTCCGGCTGCACCATAGCCTAAGCCACCGTGGAGTCCGTGATAAAGACCTGTGGCTCCGTAGTCCAAACCACCGTGCAAGCCGTGATAGAGGCCTGCGGCTCCGTAGCCCAAACCACTGTGGAGGCCGTGATAAAGGCCTGCGGCTCCGTAGCCCAAACCACCGCGCAGCCCGTGATAAAGACCTGCGGCTCCATAGCCCAAACCACCGCGGAGGCCATGATAGAGACCTGCAGCTCCGTAGCCCATGCCACCGTGGAGACCGTGGTAGAGACTGCTGGCACCATATCCAAGGCCCCCATGAAGACCGTGGTATAGGCTGGCGGCACCGTATCCTAGGCCACCATGAAGACCATGGTAGAGACCGGTGGCAGCGTATCCGAGACCACCATGCAAACCGACTGCACCGTATCCAAGACCACTGTGAAGACCGTGGTAAAGACCAGCTGCGCCGTAGCCAAGGCCTGAGTGAAGACCTCCTAGACTGTTGTATAGGCCTCCGTATCCACCATGCAGCCCTGTAATGCCCATGCCGAGACCACTGTGAAGCGGCGAAACGCCACCGGCGAGAAGTGGACTACTTCCGTACGCTCCATGCATGCCGTAGACGCCGAGTCCATGCCCGATGGCCATGGCGTTGTGTATGCCGTAGGGGTAGCTTCCTCCGATACCGAGACCACTCGAGAGACCCAACGGCATTGGATACATCCCACCACCGCCATTGATATAACGCACAGTCGTGCAATGTTTCCTGATGATGCTATGCAGAGGGTTTTCAGCGTAGCCCATGGCACCACCTACTAGGGGCATCATTCCTCCTGTGTAACCTCCGTACGCCGGCATGCCCATCATGGGATAGCCTTGGCCAACGCCGTTATTGTACATTGACATTACGCTTGTGTGCGCAGCCTGTGCTTGAAGTAGACGTGCGTGAGCGTTGTGGGCCATCATCTGCGCCTGACTCGCGAGGCTCTGGTGCGCTAGGGCCTTGTGGATGAGGTGCCTCCGAGCAAGAGAGGCCTGCAGTTGGGCGTTCTCGACAGCATCCGCGGCGGCCAGCGCCTGGCTGGCTAGAAGGCTGTGCTGGTTGGCCGTACTCGTCAAATGCTGGTGCTCGGCCGCGGCAAGGCCCATGTCGCCCGAGCTGCCGTAGTGGACTGTGTGAGTGAGTACGGACATGCCACCACCTGCGGTGCCTGGAATAATGCCACCGGACAGGCCGTTCAGGGCTGGAGACAAGGCCGAGAGCGGCGATGTGAGAGATCCGGTGAGGCCTCCTAGAGGGCTTGCCCCTGTTAGGCCACCCAGGTGATGTCCCACAGCGCCGAACGTCCCCGACAGCAAGTGACTTGCAGCGGTAAGCGGAGTGTGGAAGCCCGGGACGCCTCCCAACATGCCGCCGCCGTGCAGTGCCCCGTGCAGGCCATCCATTACGGTGCTGTGCAGGCCACCGAGAGCGGACCCGATGCCACCCAGGGCTCCGGATGACATGAATGGCGTCGCATGGACGGTGGCCGTGTATGGACCATGGTCAACTGCATGGGAGAAGGGCTTAGTCAGGGTTTTAGACTGTTGTTGGGTGACCTTCTGTTGAGCGCTACCCTCTTCCAACAGACCTGGACTGATCTGACGGACGGGCCTCGGCGCTCCCTGGACATAGTGTTGTTGACCGAGCAGCGTCGCGCATAGCCAGAGTGCCACCGGAACAAACGTGCGAGTCATACTGAGGATGGCAGCCTGGAGCGCGGAGGAGGAGCAGGGAAAGGGTGATGTAGCAAACAGAAGACATGTCGTTATCCGAAACAATGGCGTGCCTACGTCTTTCCAAAACTGAACCGACTCTCGTAGAGACTTAAGTGTCACAGTTGATATGAACACATGATTTCGTACGACGTTTCTTGAATAACACTCAGAATATTATGGTACTCGTGCTAAATCTAGCAATATACCGGGCCTGTTTTGCCAAGGCTATAGTCATTACATAGAGATATAAAAAGGAGCGAAATACATTCGTTTAGTTACCCCCAAGCCACTTGTGCGCCATATTTGCAGGGACATGTTACAACAGTCTTTGTTTTTTTGCACTTCTCCCGAAATATTGAAAAACTCGTATATCCAGATGCCGGCATTTTTTTGCCGGAGTCTTACGCCCACTGCAGTATCTTTCAGCGTCACCCTACCCAGTTCAACTCAATTCTATAAAAAATGTTAGAATCTATACACTATCTGTAATGTACATCAGTATTTTCTACAAGACCACAGAGTCTCGGGAAATCGCATTGGATATGGCCATTCAACCAAGTTTCGGATAAGTGAATTCGTTTCGATTCGGTATGACAGTATGAAAACCGTTAATCTCCTCCTATTTCGGGCTTCGTATCTATTACGACGAAGTTTTAGCACGCTGCATAAGATGATCATTTGGCGAACGTACGTACATGAAGGGCAATCAAACGGACATTTGGACTCGATATGCTCGGCCGGGATAAGCATCTGAGCTCAAAGTTGACCAGTACTAAGAGTGGAAAATTCAGAGTCTAAATTTGAAATGCAATGCCCAGCGGGTTTCCATATATACCACATTTTCCCAAATTGTTGGAAAATATTAGCTGAAACCGCCAATTCAGTTCCGCCGTGCCTACATCAACGAATCGTGAAACACGCATGATTCTAGGCTCAGTAGCTTCGAGCATTACATGTGTGTGACTTTACTACCACGTGCAGTTAGATGTCATCAGCCAAAATACCAATCAGCGAAACTTTTTCGTGGCGGCTATCTCAAAAGTTCAGTCTTAAAGTTGTGGAGGCGAAATCCGCTATCATCCGAGCACCGGAGCTCCGAGTGTCCGTAGGACTATACTCACCTCTGGCGAGGACACGCAAGCAGTGGCCCTCACGGTCTGCAGCCGGACCGGTCCAAACTTTCGCTTATAAGGCAACGACGGAGTGGGGTTTCCATCTCAGCCGCATCACGCCTCGCTCGTCCATCAGTCCGCTGCGATACGGACACGCTCGCTGGCTGATGTACGACGACATTCAACAATCACGCGCAACCCATTACACCGGACAGCCAGCTGCGTCCGGGCGAACACTGCGCGCGCTCGTTTAACAAGCGCTAATTACTGCAGCGTCCCGATAACGACGCTCGCTGCGCCCGAGTAGCCATACCGCCACGCGGAGGCGTAGCTCACCGAAGTTGAAAGCGCGTATTTCAAGTACGCGACGGGAAACTGCGTCACACACTTGACGTGTGCCAGCGAGAAAACCGCGTGTTTCGTCAACGCCGCGCGCGGCGAAGTCGTTTCGCGGCTGACCCGGTGTGCTCACGCCGCTTGCCGCGTGTGTGAAGACGTCCGGAAGTGCGTCTAATTAGCGTTGCGGCGCCTCGTGGGTGAGTGTGCGGCCATAACGCTTGCCGCATGCACGTGTTTTCGAGACAAGTGCGTGCACGTCGAAGAAACTAAAAGTGTATCATACCACAGGTCGTAACATCCTTGATAACACGGTCCTGGTTTCTTTGCCCTATATTATACGGACAGGTGCAAACCGTGAGTGTTTTTCATATTAATTTCTTTCCGCCGTTCATTTAGCTTACTCATGAAAATAGGTCACTACAGTAAATAAAATGTGATTGTGAACATGTGATTGTGAATATGTGATTGTGAAATAATATGCAACATGTGAACAATGATGTGATTATGCgggacgccgtagaggagggctgcggaaatttcgtcCATCTGGTGTACGTTCACGTGTACTAACATTGCACAATACATGGGCTTCTAGCATTCCGCGTTCATTAAAATGCGACCGGCATGgccagaatcgaacccgcgaccagtgggtgagcagccgagtaccgtaaccgctacaccaccgcggcggacgTCATGGCGGCTCGTGAAaaggcgatagttatagcgcgagaacaaaacgacgacacggagacaagGAAACAAAGGACACGAcgccgttttgttctcgcgctataactatcgtcatgccataccaactagcccaagctgccacacttctaaggctcGTGAAAGTGTTGCCGGTAACAAACCGCGACAAcaaaaatcgttttttttttttttcagaggcttAGTCACTAAGTacacatttttttcttgaaaatgcGGATATTCATAAAGTTTGGCCAGACCACAGCCTAAACGGTTTCTTATTCATTTGTTTATGATTTATTATAGGTACAAATATACGTACCGCTGCTGTGGTCTCGGGCACTCGGTTGCGGACCCCCCGGTCGCGGGATGgattctcggctgcggtggctgcatttccgatgcaggcggaaatgttgtaggcccgtgtgctcagatttgggtgcacattaaagaaccccaggtggtctaaatttccggagccctccactacggtgtctctcgtaatcatatggtggttttgggacgttaagccccacgcatcaatcaatcaacataagTACAAATATATGCCCACACCGGGTTCAATTGGGATTTGATCCAAGGCCACATTTGTTATACGTGCTACTGTTTTCAAcaacactaccccccccccctccgcaaaTGCTACTTCAATACATTTGTTATGATAAGCATACAGATCGTTGACCTACCACAGATCGATCAACTTTCCATCACATACTGCTTTTTCGAAGCAACTGGCAGTTGTCATGACAGATTACGCGTGTGCCACTCTAAAGGCAGCTGACCTGTTAAGTTCCTGGAGTTCTCATGAGTTATCACACATCAAAGTTGCGACATTGTTGCGTAAGGCATTCTAAAAAAACTACGTACTTGAAACTCGATTTGGCATAGCGATGACCGCCATCAAATTATTTTGTTAAATCGCGAAGTCGAGGAAAGAGTTTTCCTTAATTCAAATTATTTCTTTTCAGTCTCATAGCGGTGCAGACATTGGAGGCGCATAAAAGACTCTCAGAAACAGCTCGACAAAGCCGAAGCCCCTTTTTGCAAATAAGTTCCGCGGAAACCTGCAAGGTGGCGGAAGagttaagaaagaaaaagaagacaaccAGCGCTTGTAGCACGAAGCGTAGATATTTCCttgtgcagctgaaaaaaaaaaagcagtccgTTTCGAAATTATTTATTCCGAAAAACAAATGTATATCAGATTCAGGGCCCTGAGAAACTCGTTAATTCAAGGAAATGACACGAAACCCTATATGGGTATTTATAGAATTCACTTTTGCCACTGATGCGAAATAACTCCACCAAAATCAGATTTAGCAAAGCTTCTCTTTGAATGATGAAAGCGAGATTTTCTATCTTGAGCGACATACGAGTTTCACTTCGATCATGCACTCTAACGCTATCACGTGGAAACATATGTAGGTGCCCCAGTTGCGGCCCTAGTTTTTGATTTGACGAGGCCACACGCCGCGCCAATGCACAGAACAGACTCAGCAACCGGGAGCATTCTTACGCACCGAATGATGCCAGAGGCGGCGGTGGCTGCTTTGGGTATATCATGGTTTGAGCGACGGTTAGCAGCGGTTATCACCTCTCGCCTTTCACTGGTCACACGGTCACTGCGTTCGTTCTCCGCGTCATCGCATATCGGTACGTAGGCGGTAATAGCTCGACGTTAGCGTTTATACCCGACCTGCATCGCACGGGGATACCTTATGCCTGGCCACTCTTGCGGATTTTTCAGACGCGCCTGAATGAGTTGTCGACCGAAGCAATGTCCTGATAGCTTTTGGGTGTCGCTACGTTAACATTTAAATTCCGAAGGAGCAAAAAACATTCCTTTCGGGATTTTACGAAATTGTCGATTTAACGAAACAATTCGAACGTCCCCTCGGCTTCCCTTAAATCATGTTTCGAGTGTACGTAAACATTATGCCTCCATGCACGTTTTGCGCACGAAACCAGAGATAAATAACTCTCTCCTCTATGACACATATGAATATCTAACCACGTTCCTGATACTGCGTCAGATAAAAAACCTTAGTCACATTCTTCAGCTGAAAGAATTCCCCTCCTACTTTACGCTGACCAGCGCaggtttttttcgcgtacgacgCCACCGCCGAAATCTGCGAGTAGCAAAAGTTTcgcttaaaaggacactaaagagcaacaTGATTTTTCGCGAACCACTCGCGTGGTACGCAGCATCACTGTCACTACAGCTCCTTGTTCAAGTCCGCTTATCTGAAAAATTTCAGTAGTTCCTTGGTCGAcagcgtgcgtgtgcatgtgtgctgTATGATGCCCTATATCTATTTATCTTCTCTTTGTTCTCACTCTTTCGAGCTGCCCCATCCCGTTCCCACGTGTATGGTATCAAACCGGTTATTCAGTAATAGTTAATCTCCCTATCCCTTCCTTCTCTCTTCTCCAATTAGTAAACTATTCTTTCAGAATACCAAAAAACACGCTTGCGGAGAGAAGGCGCTAAATAAGCtagaaaatgcgaaaaaaaaaaggtgagcggCGACGCCATCTTGGAGTTTCCCAATCATTCGCCGTGACTCATGCGCATACTAGCGCCCACGTCGTTCCTAATCTGTAAAAAATAAAGCGCATTCTCTTTTTAGGGCGCCATAGACTGAACATACCAA
Protein-coding regions in this window:
- the LOC119174366 gene encoding uncharacterized protein LOC119174366 isoform X2, whose product is MTRTFVPVALWLCATLLGQQHYVQGAPRPVRQISPVDHGPYTATVHATPFMSSGALGGIGSALGGLHSTVMDGLHGALHGGGMLGGVPGFHTPLTAASHLLSGTFGAVGHHLGGLTGASPLGGLTGSLTSPLSALSPALNGLSGGIIPGTAGGGMSVLTHTVHYGSSGDMGLAAAEHQHLTSTANQHSLLASQALAAADAVENAQLQASLARRHLIHKALAHQSLASQAQMMAHNAHARLLQAQAAHTSVMSMYNNGVGQGYPMMGMPAYGGYTGGMMPLVGGAMGYAENPLHSIIRKHCTTVRYINGGGGMYPMPLGLSSGLGIGGSYPYGIHNAMAIGHGLGVYGMHGAYGSSPLLAGGVSPLHSGLGMGITGLHGGYGGLYNSLGGLHSGLGYGAAGLYHGLHSGLGYGAVGLHGGLGYAATGLYHGLHGGLGYGAASLYHGLHGGLGYGASSLYHGLHGGMGYGAAGLYHGLRGGLGYGAAGLYHGLRGGLGYGAAGLYHGLHSGLGYGAAGLYHGLHGGLDYGATGLYHGLHGGLGYGAAGLYHGLHSGMGYGAVGLHSGLGYGMGGLHGGLSHSAYGLHSGMGIAGGSLAYGAGGLFGAHHPLHTAMHSSSFSSYGAYGAGSGLLRR
- the LOC119174366 gene encoding uncharacterized protein LOC119174366 isoform X1, with the protein product MTRTFVPVALWLCATLLGQQHYVQGAPRPVRQISPGLLEEGSAQQKVTQQQSKTLTKPFSHAVDHGPYTATVHATPFMSSGALGGIGSALGGLHSTVMDGLHGALHGGGMLGGVPGFHTPLTAASHLLSGTFGAVGHHLGGLTGASPLGGLTGSLTSPLSALSPALNGLSGGIIPGTAGGGMSVLTHTVHYGSSGDMGLAAAEHQHLTSTANQHSLLASQALAAADAVENAQLQASLARRHLIHKALAHQSLASQAQMMAHNAHARLLQAQAAHTSVMSMYNNGVGQGYPMMGMPAYGGYTGGMMPLVGGAMGYAENPLHSIIRKHCTTVRYINGGGGMYPMPLGLSSGLGIGGSYPYGIHNAMAIGHGLGVYGMHGAYGSSPLLAGGVSPLHSGLGMGITGLHGGYGGLYNSLGGLHSGLGYGAAGLYHGLHSGLGYGAVGLHGGLGYAATGLYHGLHGGLGYGAASLYHGLHGGLGYGASSLYHGLHGGMGYGAAGLYHGLRGGLGYGAAGLYHGLRGGLGYGAAGLYHGLHSGLGYGAAGLYHGLHGGLDYGATGLYHGLHGGLGYGAAGLYHGLHSGMGYGAVGLHSGLGYGMGGLHGGLSHSAYGLHSGMGIAGGSLAYGAGGLFGAHHPLHTAMHSSSFSSYGAYGAGSGLLRR